One segment of Cyprinus carpio isolate SPL01 chromosome A17, ASM1834038v1, whole genome shotgun sequence DNA contains the following:
- the LOC109105601 gene encoding uncharacterized protein LOC109105601: protein MSVSRGVIRTQASQAQDLERLAQLCIMSKRPHLALEYSGKATKIHQRAFGNDHPITARSLELLATVYAEIGKTEYTNSLGECVSTLSKRFSATESFSDALSSISHSHKDRHAELRHRKEPYIQQETPKTKVINEKLPTSILKRSNVSNVESDSSSKRKSERRVRFREPEITVHDIPYYECLGVYDTPQSRLHLALLTCLFLLLSALGVALYCTDRPKTPACLRRELQTALAVYLLQFKQIVWACWIWLTMQ from the exons ATGTCTGTCTCAAGAGGAGTTATCAGAACACAGGCTTCACAGGCCCAGGATCTTGAGAGACTGGCTCAGCTCTGCATCATGAGCAAAAG ACCCCATCTTGCTTTAGAATACAGTGGCAAG GCCACTAAAATCCACCAGAGGGCTTTTGGTAACGATCATCCGATCACAGCCCGGAGTCTGGAGCTGCTGGCCACTGTCTATGCTGAGATCGGCAAGACAGAATATACAA ATTCATTGGGAGAGTGTGTGTCGACTCTTTCCAAAAGGTTCTCGGCCACCGAGTCATTCAGCGATGCTCTGAGTAGCATCTCTCATAGCCATAAAGACAGACACGCTGAGCTGCGACACAGAAAAGAGCCATACATACAACAGGAAACTCCTAAAACGAAG GTCATAAATGAAAAACTGCCCACCTCTATTCTGAAAAGGTCCAATGTGAGCAACGTGGAGTCAGACTCATCGAGCAAGCGAAAAAGCGAGAGGCGGGTTCGCTTCAGAGAGCCGGAGATCACTGTTCATG ACATTCCATACTATGAATGTTTAGGAG TCTACGACACCCCCCAGAGCCGGTTGCACCTAGCCCTGCTCACCTGCCTGTTCCTGCTTCTGTCTGCGCTGGGTGTAGCACTGTACTGCACGGACCGCCCGAAGACCCCAGCGTGCCTGCGAAGAGAGCTGCAGACAGCACTGGCTGTGTACCTGCTTCAGTTCAAACAGATCGTTTGGGCCTGCTGGATCTGGCTGACCATGCAATGA